The following nucleotide sequence is from uncultured Draconibacterium sp..
AAATACTGGAACAAAATGCTGGGTTAAACCTCGAGGTTCCGGCGACAGTTAGCACAACTGTAAAAGTTGAATTAAAAGAAACATCTACCCAAAACGTGGTGGCGATGCTACCAGGAAACGACGATAGCTTAAAAAACGAATATGTGGTTGTGGGAGCCCATTTCGATCATTTGGGAATGGGCGGACCCGGTTCCGGATCGCGTGCAATCGATACCGTTGCTGTACACAACGGAGCTGATGACAATGCCTCGGGAGTATCAGCGGTTATTCAGCTGGCAGAGAAATTAGCAGGTGATAAAAGCAATAAACGCAGTGTGGTTTTTGTAGCGTTTGGAGCAGAAGAAATGGGATTACTGGGCTCGAAAGAGTTTACTATGAAACCTCCGGTTGAAACCGATAAAATGGTGGCCATGTTTAATTTTGATATGATCGGCCGCCTAAAAGAAGATAACAGCTTGAGTATTGGCGGAACAAAAACAGCTGAAGAAACTGAAGATTTGTTAAATAATCTGAACCCGGATTTTACGCTGGCATTTACCGGCGAGGGAATAGGACCATCAGACCATGCTTCGTTTTATCTGCAGGATATTCCTGTAATTTATATTTCTACCGGTGCGCACCCCGATTATCACACACCGCAGGACGATGCGGAATTGATCAATTTTGAAGGCACTCAGAAGGTTATGAACTATTCGGTTGCATTGCTTGACGATGTGGTGAACCGTGCTGAGAAATTAACATTTCAGGAAGCCGGAAGCAAGTTTCAGCGCAGCAGGGGAGGACGTTTTAAAGTTACTTTGGGTGTAATGCCCGATTTTGCAGGTGTGGAAAAACGCGGAATGCGTGTTGATGCCGTTTCGAAAGGCAAACCGGCATATGCTGCCGGAATGAAAAAAGGAGACATTATTGTTGCCATCGACGGAAAAAAGGTGAGTAACATATATGAATACATGGATCGTTTGCAAAAACTGGAAGCCGGTGCAACTATTTCTGTTGATATTTTACGCGATGAAAAACCTACTGTTTTAATTGTTCAATTGTAGGATTTAAATCCAGCCCCTAAGTTTGTAGTAGCTGAGTGCGACTATTTCGCGGGCAATCAGAATCTCGTATTTTAAATGGTTCCACATTTGGTAGCGCATATTCATATTGTTGCCAACATCAGGAATCAGGATTGTGTTACCGCCCAGTTCATCGTCGGTAAACGAAAAATCGGCTTCGGCAGCATTTTCAAATGCGGGAAGGGCGTTCACTTTTTCAAAACCAACTTTTTTGAAAGTCAAAACGGCACGACGCATATGCTCCGGAGAAGTAACCAATAAAATAGGATCCTGTATTTTTATTATTCCCTGGCATTTCAATGCCTGCGAGCGTGTGTTTGTTCCTTCGGCTTCAAAGGCGATGCGTTGTGCAGAAATACCTCTCAGTTCGAGTTCCGATTTCATTAACTGAGGCGTACTCAAACTGTCGCTTAATAAGCCGGGCATGGCTACAATTACTTTTGATTCGGGAAATGATTTTGCCGCTTTTTCGGTGTACCAGCTGCGCATCAGGTTGCTTTGGCTTGGCATTCCACCGCCGCCTAACAAAATAATGGCTTTAGGTTCCCATTTTAATTCCGATTTGCTTGTTCCCAGCCAGTGGTAACCCCGGTAAGGTTGTTCGGTGAAAGAAAATACGAGGCAAACAACAAAGAAAATTCCAATCAATACAAAGAATTTTCGCAGTAATCTCAAAAAAAGGATATTTTTGATTTTTGTTTTAAACATAGCTCACGTTTAAGACCATAAATGTAAATTTAATTTAAAAATTCGATCATTGAATACTTCAGAAAAAAACGAAATAGTCCAACTCTTTGAGAGTCATTTTAACGAAAAAGTTGAACGTTTTGAATTGCTGCCTCCGTCGGGATCGTACCGCCAGTATTGCCGTTTGGGCAACGAGCAGCGAACAATAATTGGCGCCATCAATAACGATGTAAAAGAGAATACGGCTTTTCTTTCGTTCAGTAATCATTTATATAATAAAGGAATAAAAGTGCCGAAAGTGTACGCTGTTAGCTCCGATTTGAAAAAGTACTTGCTGGAGGATCTGGGAAATACCACACTTTTTGAGTATTTGACTAAAACGCGTGAAGAGGAAGGATTTTCGGAGAATATAATTTCGGTGTATAAAAAGGTGCTTCAGGCACTGCCAAAAATCCAGATCATTGCCGGAAAAGAAATGGATTATTCGGTGTGTTATCCGCGCGAAGCATTCGATAAACAATCGATGATGTGGGATTTGAATTATTTCAAATACTATTTTCTGAAGTTGGCAAAAATACATTTTGATGAACAGGCATTGGAAGATGATTTCCAGTTGTTTAGCAATTATTTGCTTAGTGCAAGTTCCAACTATTTTCTTTACCGCGATTTTCAGTCGCGCAACGTGATGCTGAAAGATGATGATGTGTATTTTATCGATTACCAGGGCGGACGTTTAGGGGCTTTGCAGTACGATCTGGCATCGTTACTTTATGATGGAAAAGCCGATATTCCGGAAAGTGTGCGCGCTCAGCTCTACGACTTTTATATTTCGGAATTAAAGAAATACATGAAAGTTGATGAAGAGAAGTTCTCAGCTTACTTTAAAGGTTTTGTGCTCATTCGCATTATGCAGGCGATGGGAGCTTACGGATTCAGAGGTTTTTACGAAAAAAAGGAACATTTCCTAAAAAGTATTCCATATGCACTAAAAAACCTGGAAGTATTACTTGCCGATTTAAAATTACCGGTCGATTTGCCTGAACTAACCAGCGTACTTAAGCAGCTTACTCATTCCGAGGTTTTAAAGGAGATTGGGCAGGAAAAATCGAACCTCACTGTACTAATTACCAGTTTCTCATATAAAAAAGGGTACCCTGAAGATCCGTCAGGAAATGGTGGCGGCCATGTATTCGATTGTCGCGCTATTAATAATCCGGGGCGCTACGAAGAGTACAAACAGTTAAGTGGCAAAGACATGGCGGTGCAGGAATTCCTGGAGCAAAAATCAGAGATCAGACTTTTTATTGATGCTGTAAAAGTTCTTGTCGATCAGTCGGTTAAAGTATATCTTGAGCGTGGTTTTACACATCTTTCGATTGGATTTGGATGTACCGGCGGGCAGCACCGATCAGTGTATTCGGCGGAGAAAATTGGTGAATATTTGCAAAACAATTATCCTGTGAATGTTGTTGTAATACATCGTGAACAGGAAAATTGGAGATGAGTAAAAAGGCATGTAAAAAAAAGGATTTTCACGATAAAGAAGATCCAAAATACAGTTGCAAAAAATGTGGAGCCAAAGTAAAAAAGGAAGACAAGGTTTGCAAACCGAAAAAGATATCAATTTAGCTGGTTCGGCTATATACATTTATTTTGGAAATAACTTATAGAAAGTTCTAACAGTAGCCATTAAAGGTAAAAACACTATCTCTGTTTTTGGTAATTAGGTTTTCTGTATTTATTTTCGCACAAAATTTCAAAACAGACTTATTCATGGGAAGAGCATTTGAATACCGGAGGGCAGCGAAGGAGAAACGCTGGGATAAAATGTCGAGAGTTTTTCCAAAACTTTCGAAGAAAATAACCATTGCAGCAAAAGAAGGTGGCCCTGAAGCGGATTTGAATCCGGCACTACGTACGGCTATCATGAACGCCAAGGCGCAAAACATGCCAAAGGCGAATATCGATGCGGCGATTAAACGTGCATCGGGAAAAGATGCAACGGCATATATTGAGACAACCTACGAAGGAAAAGGTCCGCACGGAGTATTGGTTTTTGTTGAGGCAGCAACCGATAATACAACACGTACAGTTGCTAACGTTAAAAGTTATTTTAACAAAGCTGGTGGTGGTCAGGTACCTAACGGTTCGCTGGAGTTTATGTTTTCACGAAAAGCTGTTTTCGAGTTTGATATGCCGGAAGGTATGGAGCTGGAAGATATTGAGCTGGAGTTGATCGACTCCGGTCTCGATGAAATTGAAGAAAATGAAGGAACGTATTACGCTTATGGCGAATACACCAGTTTTAGCGACATGGCGCATAAATTTGAAGAGCTGGAAATTAACGTTAAAAAAGCAGAACTTCAACGTATTCCAACCACTCCGGTAGAGTTTACCGAAGAACAAATGGAAGAGATTGAAAAGATGTTGGATAAAATGGAAGAGGACGAAGACGTTCAGGCTGTTTATACCAACATTGCATAATAACCTGCAAGTATCATTTCAGGCGGAACGTTAATCCGTATATCGTTTGAAATGATACTTACAGTTTTAAAAACCCATTTAACCCTCAAAATTCCCACGATCATCTAATAAATTGCACGTATTTCTTTTGGATCACCTATTTTCGGGGAAAACAAAGATCTATGCTACCTGTTCAGGAATACATCGACCATTTTAAAGAAATGTGGGAGCGGAGCCCCGATACTTTTCCGCAATTTCATAACACTTATTCAGCAGAAGAAAAGTTAGCTCACGAACGCAATTTTGATGGTTTTCAGAAGAAGTTGAAAGAACTGCAGAACGTTCGTAAAGCACAACAGGTGCAACGTGATCCTGCGAAGTCATTTTTTCCGATGTTCCGGTCATTCCTGGAGACTGTTTTTGATTTTAATCCAGGGCATCTTGAGATTATCCTGTCAGAGGAATTCAAAGATGTTTCGAAAGATTTTTTCTATCGTGCACGTGCATTTGGTCCCGAATTAGATCCGGAAGACATTTACCAGGGAATGCGAAATGTATGGATAATGAATGGTCTGCAACTAATGGCTGAAAAGCCGGTGAAGATTACTCCATCGGTATTTGCATATTCTATGATCTACCCGTATAGCGATAATTTATTGGACGATCCCGAGCTTAGCAAAGATGAGAAACAAGCTTTTTCAGCTCGTTTCGATCGTCGTCTGCGAGGCTTGCCAGAGGAAGCGGTAAATCATACCGAAAAGCAGTTGTTCCGCTTAATTTCCATGTTTGAGGATGAATTTCCACGTGGCGAATTTCCAAAGGTTTATGAAAGTTTGTACGCCATTCAGCAGGGGCAAACCAATAGCCTGAAAATGATTGCGCAGAATGGCCTGTCTGATGATGAGATATGTACTATTTGTTTTGAAAAAGGCGGAGCATCAGTTTTAGCCGATGGTTACCTGGTTGCCGGTGAGATGACCAGAGAGCAGGAACAAGCGCTTTTTGGTTACGGAGTTTATTTGCAACTTCTCGACGATATTCAGGATGTAAAAGAGGATTCATTAGCTTCTACCAAAACCATTTTCTCTTGTTTACCTGAGAAGGATCTGGGACGGTTTGTAAATAAAACCATTCATTTTGGGCGCAAGGCGCTGGAAGAAATGCGTTGTTTTAATGGCGTAAAAAGCGATGATTTTTTGGGTTTGATGAATCGGAGCATTGAGATGATGACTGTTGAATCGGTGGGTTTAAATCACACGTGGTACAGTAAAGGTTATTTAAAAGAAATTGAAAAAGTATCGCCTCTGCATTTCGATTATTTACGTAAGAAACGCACGCAAAGCAAGTCGCAACGCTTTGCATTATTTCAAAAATATTTTGATATGCCAAAAGCAAAGCAAAAAGTGGCGTAAAATCTGACATCAGGCTTTCTGAATTTTTATTCAGTGAAACTCGATTTTCAGAAGCGTAGCGCACTGAAATTTGTAAGTTGAACTAATCCCGATAGCGAAGCGTATTGGTACCAGGTGTTAGGTTACCCCTTTGCACGACATCGTAAAAGTGGGGATTGGATTCTATCTTGGGGTTTTATACTTTTGATTTAGTTTGTACATTTAGCCTTCAAACTAAATCGAAAAATCATGAGTAAAATATACAATTGGGCAGTATTAGGATGTGGTAAAATTGCCAATAAGTTTGTTAACGATCTGAAATTGTTACCAAATGCCAAACTCTATGCAGCGGCGTCGCGCGATTTAAACCGGGCGCAGGATTTTGCCAACGAACTGGGATTCGAAAAAGCCTATGGCAGTTACACCGATATGGTTGAGGATCCAAACGTTGATGTAGTTTATATTGCAACGCCGCATTCCCATCATTTTGAACATACCATGTTGTGCCTGACGCATAAAAAGGCAGTACTTTGTGAGAAGGCATTTGCCATGAATCAGCACGAAGTGGCGCAAATGATACAATGTGCAAAGGACAACAATACTTTTCTGATGGAAGCTTTCTGGACCATGTTTCAACCCAGTTTTCAAAAAGCGCTGGAGATTATCAATTCCGGGGAACTGGGTAAATTGAAAATGGTTCGTTCGGATTTTGCCTTTAATGCTGAGTTTAATGTAGACAAACGCCTCTATAACGTAAAATTGGGTGGCGGCTCACTTTTGGATATTGGTATTTACCCGGTATTTGCAGCGCTGTCAACACTTGGTGTTCCTGACCTCATAAAAACTTCTGCAGATTTTAGTCCCACCGGAAGCGAGGAAAGTATCCAAATGATTTTCAAATACAAAGGAGGAGAGATGGCCAGTCTGTCCTCAAGCTTTGCGGTACATTCGCCGGTTCAAACCGAATTTTGCTGCGAAAATGGATATGTAGTTTTGCATCCGCGCTGGTTTACGCCAACCGATTTAACCGTTTGGAAGGGCGACGAAGAGAGAAAGTTAATTCCAAACGAGACAAAAGAAGGGGCAGGGTACCAGTACGAAGCTAAACACGTTATGGAGTGTTTGAATGCAGGGTTGATTGAAAGTCAGAAAATGACATGGAAAATGAGCAAGGATTTAATCCAAACCCTTGACCGTATTCGTATAGATGCAGGAATCTTCT
It contains:
- a CDS encoding M28 family peptidase, which translates into the protein MKNFVFVALVFLMAACGPKFNKEITLDDIRENIDYLASDSLKGRKSGEQGDLLAAQYIAGKFEAAGLELLFDNGFQEFNLVTSAEIADGNQLLVNDAEYEVEKDFLPYAFSANTTVTAEVVFTGFGIEVTRDSLKWNDFDGADVSGKWMLVLQGDPDLDNPNSPYLEFSSERAKALKASDKGAAGIIFVAGTKFSEEDELSSLFFDKNSSRFSIPVIQVTRKVANEILRGIDQTVEKLEAEILEQNAGLNLEVPATVSTTVKVELKETSTQNVVAMLPGNDDSLKNEYVVVGAHFDHLGMGGPGSGSRAIDTVAVHNGADDNASGVSAVIQLAEKLAGDKSNKRSVVFVAFGAEEMGLLGSKEFTMKPPVETDKMVAMFNFDMIGRLKEDNSLSIGGTKTAEETEDLLNNLNPDFTLAFTGEGIGPSDHASFYLQDIPVIYISTGAHPDYHTPQDDAELINFEGTQKVMNYSVALLDDVVNRAEKLTFQEAGSKFQRSRGGRFKVTLGVMPDFAGVEKRGMRVDAVSKGKPAYAAGMKKGDIIVAIDGKKVSNIYEYMDRLQKLEAGATISVDILRDEKPTVLIVQL
- a CDS encoding YdcF family protein, whose protein sequence is MRLLRKFFVLIGIFFVVCLVFSFTEQPYRGYHWLGTSKSELKWEPKAIILLGGGGMPSQSNLMRSWYTEKAAKSFPESKVIVAMPGLLSDSLSTPQLMKSELELRGISAQRIAFEAEGTNTRSQALKCQGIIKIQDPILLVTSPEHMRRAVLTFKKVGFEKVNALPAFENAAEADFSFTDDELGGNTILIPDVGNNMNMRYQMWNHLKYEILIAREIVALSYYKLRGWI
- a CDS encoding RNase adapter RapZ; its protein translation is MNTSEKNEIVQLFESHFNEKVERFELLPPSGSYRQYCRLGNEQRTIIGAINNDVKENTAFLSFSNHLYNKGIKVPKVYAVSSDLKKYLLEDLGNTTLFEYLTKTREEEGFSENIISVYKKVLQALPKIQIIAGKEMDYSVCYPREAFDKQSMMWDLNYFKYYFLKLAKIHFDEQALEDDFQLFSNYLLSASSNYFLYRDFQSRNVMLKDDDVYFIDYQGGRLGALQYDLASLLYDGKADIPESVRAQLYDFYISELKKYMKVDEEKFSAYFKGFVLIRIMQAMGAYGFRGFYEKKEHFLKSIPYALKNLEVLLADLKLPVDLPELTSVLKQLTHSEVLKEIGQEKSNLTVLITSFSYKKGYPEDPSGNGGGHVFDCRAINNPGRYEEYKQLSGKDMAVQEFLEQKSEIRLFIDAVKVLVDQSVKVYLERGFTHLSIGFGCTGGQHRSVYSAEKIGEYLQNNYPVNVVVIHREQENWR
- a CDS encoding YebC/PmpR family DNA-binding transcriptional regulator; amino-acid sequence: MGRAFEYRRAAKEKRWDKMSRVFPKLSKKITIAAKEGGPEADLNPALRTAIMNAKAQNMPKANIDAAIKRASGKDATAYIETTYEGKGPHGVLVFVEAATDNTTRTVANVKSYFNKAGGGQVPNGSLEFMFSRKAVFEFDMPEGMELEDIELELIDSGLDEIEENEGTYYAYGEYTSFSDMAHKFEELEINVKKAELQRIPTTPVEFTEEQMEEIEKMLDKMEEDEDVQAVYTNIA
- a CDS encoding Gfo/Idh/MocA family oxidoreductase, coding for MSKIYNWAVLGCGKIANKFVNDLKLLPNAKLYAAASRDLNRAQDFANELGFEKAYGSYTDMVEDPNVDVVYIATPHSHHFEHTMLCLTHKKAVLCEKAFAMNQHEVAQMIQCAKDNNTFLMEAFWTMFQPSFQKALEIINSGELGKLKMVRSDFAFNAEFNVDKRLYNVKLGGGSLLDIGIYPVFAALSTLGVPDLIKTSADFSPTGSEESIQMIFKYKGGEMASLSSSFAVHSPVQTEFCCENGYVVLHPRWFTPTDLTVWKGDEERKLIPNETKEGAGYQYEAKHVMECLNAGLIESQKMTWKMSKDLIQTLDRIRIDAGIFFPDHDKKLFF